From the genome of Impatiens glandulifera chromosome 9, dImpGla2.1, whole genome shotgun sequence, one region includes:
- the LOC124915520 gene encoding protection of telomeres protein 1a-like isoform X1 codes for MARRRDDDYRFLPLVSAISAINQKVNLVGVVLETSIPRQSKGTDCFCTVKIIDESCSSPGLLVNCFEENMEKLPSVQTAGDIIIFSRVMIKSYCGDVNAVFNKKFSSFAIFEGKHGTQFQPYQASANFHSTDQDNKFLDCLRKWLLNHNQEKSISLFGLNEYLPLEDIRVGDHLTLICKVLHICKVQENKWMAFVWDGTDAPRANMRAKKENEIEELPPLQLEPFPLPRDVLRKFPTIGTILRVVIENDNQGFQLLNCDRWVKLISVTCEQHVGLWRCMLMPYSKLQYLSDTEKLISESQRNYEKRLTLKRRREPFSGHLPLSSIMTETCYINAPLVTLMDVLNHPMVTGKFKCAVRVISIRPFQTEDFCSPQGIYRITLTLEDATARIHAFLFAEDSEYFFDGYPSDRTLKRTRNALLGVMIPSGRSNEEQQCAQRNPPWVEFCLKSYYTDKNDKWGTRKYRIFGTKFVD; via the exons ATGGCTCGTAGGAGGGACGACGATTATAGATTTCTTCCGTTAGTTTCCGCCATTTCCGCCATCAATCAAAAGGTTAACCTTGTTGGTGTCGTTTTAGAAACAAGTATTCCTCGTCAGTCCAAGGGCACCG ATTGTTTTTGCACTGTCAAGATAATAGACGAATCATGTTCTTCTCCTGGGCTACTTGTCAACTgctttgaagaaaatatggaaAAGCTCCCCTCCGTGCAGACAGCTGGAGACATAATAATCTTCTCTCGTGTTATG ATAAAATCTTACTGTGGAGACGTTAATGCTGTTTTCAACAAAAAGTTCTCCTCATTTGCCATATTTGAGGGAAAACATGGCACTCAGTTTCAACCCTATCAGGCATCAGCAAACTTTCATTCAACAGACCAGGATAATAAGTTTTTGGATTGCCTAAGGAAGTGGCTTCTTAATCATAACCAGGAAAAAA GCATTTCGTTGTTCGGGTTGAATGAGTATTTACCCTTGGAAGATATCAGAGTTGGAGACCACCTTACTTTGATATGCAAG GTGCTTCACATATGTAAGGTTCAAGAAAACAAATGGATGGCCTTTGTTTGGGATGGCACTGATGCTCCACGAGCTAATATGCGAGCAAA gaaagaaaatgaaattgaagagCTGCCACCTTTACAGTTGGAACCATTTCCTTTGCCGAGAGACGTTCTGCGTAAATTCCCAACCATTGGTACAATATTAAGGGTGGTGATTGAAAACGATAATCAAGGTTTTCAATTACTAAATTGTGACAGATGGGTGAAATTGATCAGTGTTACATGTGAACAACATGTTGGACTCTGGCGGTGTATGTTAATGCCTTATAGCAAACTTCAGTATCTGTCAGACACCGAAaaactcatatctgaatcacaAAG GAACTATGAAAAGCGGTTAACCTTAAAACGGCGTCGAGAGCCATTTTCTGGCCACTTGCCTCTCTCTTCAATAATGACAG AGACATGTTACATAAATGCGCCTTTAGTCACTTTAATGGATGTTCTCAACCATCCAATG GTAACTGGTAAGTTTAAGTGTGCGGTTAGGGTTATTTCAATACGTCCATTCCAGACAGAAGATTTCTGCTCTCCACAAGGAATATACAGGATAACATTGACCCTGGAGGATGCAactgctagaatccatgcattTTTATTTGCAGAAGATTCG GAGTATTTTTTCGATGGGTATCCTTCTGACAGGACATTGAAAAGAACAAGGAATGCTTTGCTTGGAGTGATGATTCCAAGTGGGAGGAGCAATGAAGAACAGCAATGCGCCCAAAGGAACCCACCATGGGTGGAGTTTTGTTTAAAATCCTATTATACCGATAAAAATGACAAATGGGGAACCAGGAAGTATAGGATCTTTGGAACTAAGTTTGTGGACTGA
- the LOC124915520 gene encoding protection of telomeres protein 1b-like isoform X2, with protein MARRRDDDYRFLPLVSAISAINQKVNLVGVVLETSIPRQSKGTDCFCTVKIIDESCSSPGLLVNCFEENMEKLPSVQTAGDIIIFSRVMIKSYCGDVNAVFNKKFSSFAIFEGKHGTQFQPYQASANFHSTDQDNKFLDCLRKWLLNHNQEKSISLFGLNEYLPLEDIRVGDHLTLICKVLHICKVQENKWMAFVWDGTDAPRANMRAKKENEIEELPPLQLEPFPLPRDVLRKFPTIGTILRVVIENDNQGFQLLNCDRWVKLISVTCEQHVGLWRCMLMPYSKLQYLSDTEKLISESQRNYEKRLTLKRRREPFSGHLPLSSIMTETCYINAPLVTLMDVLNHPMVTGKFKCAVRVISIRPFQTEDFCSPQGIYRITLTLEDATARIHAFLFAEDSDIEKNKECFAWSDDSKWEEQ; from the exons ATGGCTCGTAGGAGGGACGACGATTATAGATTTCTTCCGTTAGTTTCCGCCATTTCCGCCATCAATCAAAAGGTTAACCTTGTTGGTGTCGTTTTAGAAACAAGTATTCCTCGTCAGTCCAAGGGCACCG ATTGTTTTTGCACTGTCAAGATAATAGACGAATCATGTTCTTCTCCTGGGCTACTTGTCAACTgctttgaagaaaatatggaaAAGCTCCCCTCCGTGCAGACAGCTGGAGACATAATAATCTTCTCTCGTGTTATG ATAAAATCTTACTGTGGAGACGTTAATGCTGTTTTCAACAAAAAGTTCTCCTCATTTGCCATATTTGAGGGAAAACATGGCACTCAGTTTCAACCCTATCAGGCATCAGCAAACTTTCATTCAACAGACCAGGATAATAAGTTTTTGGATTGCCTAAGGAAGTGGCTTCTTAATCATAACCAGGAAAAAA GCATTTCGTTGTTCGGGTTGAATGAGTATTTACCCTTGGAAGATATCAGAGTTGGAGACCACCTTACTTTGATATGCAAG GTGCTTCACATATGTAAGGTTCAAGAAAACAAATGGATGGCCTTTGTTTGGGATGGCACTGATGCTCCACGAGCTAATATGCGAGCAAA gaaagaaaatgaaattgaagagCTGCCACCTTTACAGTTGGAACCATTTCCTTTGCCGAGAGACGTTCTGCGTAAATTCCCAACCATTGGTACAATATTAAGGGTGGTGATTGAAAACGATAATCAAGGTTTTCAATTACTAAATTGTGACAGATGGGTGAAATTGATCAGTGTTACATGTGAACAACATGTTGGACTCTGGCGGTGTATGTTAATGCCTTATAGCAAACTTCAGTATCTGTCAGACACCGAAaaactcatatctgaatcacaAAG GAACTATGAAAAGCGGTTAACCTTAAAACGGCGTCGAGAGCCATTTTCTGGCCACTTGCCTCTCTCTTCAATAATGACAG AGACATGTTACATAAATGCGCCTTTAGTCACTTTAATGGATGTTCTCAACCATCCAATG GTAACTGGTAAGTTTAAGTGTGCGGTTAGGGTTATTTCAATACGTCCATTCCAGACAGAAGATTTCTGCTCTCCACAAGGAATATACAGGATAACATTGACCCTGGAGGATGCAactgctagaatccatgcattTTTATTTGCAGAAGATTCG GACATTGAAAAGAACAAGGAATGCTTTGCTTGGAGTGATGATTCCAAGTGGGAGGAGCAATGA